From Parcubacteria group bacterium, a single genomic window includes:
- a CDS encoding sodium:solute symporter family protein has protein sequence MALTILFFLIYIVVVVIIGIVSSRKETEEDFMIANRKVSGVQVAATMSAGFFDGAVLSIYLAYIYQYGMSAAWMFVGLAIGFILLRKRYALIIKRKADEVQAYTMPEYFFKIFGKHNGLMFSFLLVFQYFLLMIVNFIIAGKVLSIIFPLPYYFSVIIGGVVILSYLLLAGFKAVIKTDFFQLVIMFVMSLTVAIFLFGKTSIPVSEFNPITLGFGNLIGFLLLGSIGILVAPDLWQRIFATKDEANLKRGLGYSAIILPLLAIIISIVGLATKQFFPNILPEDALITGFSKLLPFGLKEFGMVLLYAVALSSSDTITFMISSIFTRDLKNYTKKYSEESMKKLTRFFMLLFVVVTVIIAIAYQNIIALGLSMGSLSLALFPAILGSFYWKLNERAVFWSLVLSFVSVIIIFIADKVTPENAVISLPVALIALVVLQKIFNRKKLTVVPNQFEKGSV, from the coding sequence ATGGCACTCACAATCTTATTTTTCTTAATTTATATTGTTGTCGTTGTGATTATTGGAATTGTATCATCACGAAAAGAAACCGAGGAAGATTTTATGATTGCCAATCGCAAAGTTTCGGGTGTGCAGGTTGCCGCAACCATGAGCGCAGGCTTTTTTGATGGAGCAGTACTTTCTATCTATTTGGCCTACATTTACCAATACGGGATGTCTGCGGCATGGATGTTTGTCGGATTGGCAATCGGGTTTATTTTACTTCGCAAGCGTTACGCACTTATCATTAAACGCAAGGCTGACGAAGTACAGGCATACACAATGCCGGAATATTTTTTCAAAATATTTGGTAAGCATAACGGACTAATGTTTTCTTTTTTATTGGTGTTTCAATATTTTCTGTTGATGATAGTCAACTTTATTATCGCCGGGAAAGTATTGTCTATTATTTTCCCTTTGCCATATTACTTTTCTGTAATTATCGGCGGTGTAGTTATTCTTTCTTATTTGCTATTAGCAGGATTCAAGGCGGTAATTAAAACTGATTTTTTCCAGTTGGTGATAATGTTTGTAATGAGTTTGACTGTGGCTATCTTTCTATTTGGCAAAACTTCAATCCCCGTGTCGGAATTTAATCCAATCACGCTTGGATTTGGCAACTTAATTGGTTTTCTATTGTTAGGCAGTATAGGAATTTTAGTCGCGCCTGATTTGTGGCAACGTATTTTTGCGACCAAAGACGAAGCGAATCTCAAACGTGGCCTTGGATATTCAGCAATAATTTTACCACTTTTGGCCATCATCATAAGTATTGTTGGTTTAGCGACAAAACAATTTTTTCCTAATATTTTACCAGAAGATGCGTTAATCACTGGCTTCTCAAAATTATTGCCGTTTGGCTTAAAGGAATTTGGCATGGTACTGCTATATGCCGTCGCACTTTCATCATCAGATACTATTACTTTCATGATTTCCTCTATCTTCACACGCGACTTAAAAAATTACACAAAAAAATACAGCGAAGAATCCATGAAAAAATTGACAAGATTTTTTATGTTGTTATTTGTCGTTGTGACAGTAATCATTGCAATAGCCTACCAAAATATTATCGCTCTTGGATTATCAATGGGTAGTTTGTCTTTGGCATTATTTCCAGCTATCCTAGGATCATTTTATTGGAAACTCAACGAACGAGCAGTATTTTGGAGTTTGGTTTTATCTTTTGTAAGTGTAATAATCATTTTTATTGCCGACAAAGTCACTCCAGAAAATGCAGTGATTTCTCTGCCAGTCGCGCT
- a CDS encoding SDR family oxidoreductase — protein sequence MFKNKVVIVTGASSGIGAEIALMFASEGANLVITYKENKTGAEEVASKIIKVGGGAIIAQADLINELDAKNVIKKARSEYGKIDVLVNNAGGYIDGDEWNGTSDIWTRSLQQNLVSVMNVSKYAIEIFQEQKSGVMVNISSRHSMQGQFGSLAYAAAKAGVVNITQAYAKLLAPFGRANAVSPGAVNAGYWLTAPKEELESTLENMPLKKLIETKDVAEIVLFLASDKAKNVTGQNILVDGGGALK from the coding sequence ATGTTCAAAAATAAAGTTGTTATAGTAACTGGTGCATCAAGTGGCATTGGAGCCGAAATTGCTTTGATGTTTGCTAGCGAAGGCGCAAATCTAGTTATTACCTATAAGGAAAATAAGACAGGAGCGGAGGAAGTTGCTTCTAAAATAATAAAAGTAGGGGGTGGGGCTATTATTGCCCAAGCTGACCTAATCAATGAACTGGACGCCAAAAATGTTATTAAAAAGGCTAGATCGGAATATGGCAAGATTGATGTTTTAGTGAATAATGCTGGCGGGTATATTGATGGTGATGAGTGGAACGGAACTTCTGATATATGGACAAGAAGCTTGCAGCAAAATCTTGTGTCAGTAATGAATGTGTCAAAATATGCTATTGAAATTTTCCAGGAGCAAAAGTCAGGGGTTATGGTTAATATTTCCTCACGACATTCCATGCAGGGTCAATTTGGTTCGTTGGCATATGCAGCAGCAAAGGCAGGGGTTGTGAATATTACTCAGGCTTATGCAAAATTACTCGCGCCATTTGGAAGGGCTAACGCGGTTTCTCCGGGCGCAGTTAATGCTGGTTACTGGCTTACGGCACCGAAAGAAGAACTTGAAAGTACGCTTGAGAACATGCCACTTAAAAAACTTATTGAGACAAAAGATGTTGCAGAAATAGTTTTGTTTTTGGCGTCTGATAAAGCTAAAAATGTTACAGGGCAGAATATTCTCGTTGATGGTGGTGGTGCTTTGAAATAA
- a CDS encoding DUF3850 domain-containing protein: MATVHKKVWKEYFDKLASGKKRFELRLADFEIKEGDTLALEEWDNDKKEYTGRKLETTASYVAKIKDFPFWSKEDIDKYGFQIIQFDVKNKS; this comes from the coding sequence ATGGCAACTGTACACAAAAAAGTTTGGAAAGAATATTTTGATAAATTGGCTTCAGGCAAGAAAAGGTTTGAACTTCGGCTGGCTGATTTTGAGATCAAGGAAGGTGATACGCTGGCTTTAGAGGAATGGGATAATGATAAAAAAGAATATACTGGCAGAAAACTGGAAACCACAGCTAGTTATGTTGCCAAAATTAAAGACTTTCCATTCTGGTCGAAAGAGGATATCGATAAATATGGGTTTCAGATAATTCAGTTTGATGTAAAAAATAAGTCATAA
- a CDS encoding LysE family transporter — MSNEIANALILGLIGGVIPGPVLTATFTEILQSGFLKSLRIVFWAMFTETVVALLSLLILSSMGFSEAVFSGISFVGAGILIWIATSIWKVKRIDSDKKVHFSLGKISAMIMANGVLWTFWITVCVPRAISLSEKIHLGQFLFLILVEIGWLVSTVTVAIIFSRFRTILSNPKVVPIIFKIFALTFLYFAIDMIYKSIKYFSS, encoded by the coding sequence ATGAGCAATGAAATTGCAAATGCATTGATTCTGGGTTTAATTGGCGGGGTAATACCGGGTCCAGTTCTGACTGCTACCTTTACGGAAATTTTACAGTCTGGTTTTTTGAAAAGCCTGCGGATTGTTTTTTGGGCTATGTTTACAGAAACTGTAGTGGCATTGCTAAGTTTACTGATTCTTTCATCAATGGGGTTTTCAGAAGCTGTTTTCAGTGGAATATCATTTGTCGGAGCAGGTATCCTTATTTGGATTGCTACTTCAATATGGAAAGTTAAAAGAATCGACAGCGATAAAAAAGTCCATTTTAGTTTAGGAAAAATATCCGCTATGATTATGGCTAATGGTGTGTTGTGGACTTTCTGGATAACGGTTTGTGTGCCAAGGGCGATATCACTAAGCGAAAAAATACATCTTGGTCAATTTCTATTTCTAATACTTGTCGAGATTGGTTGGCTGGTGTCTACTGTGACTGTAGCAATTATATTTTCTCGTTTCAGAACGATACTTTCAAATCCCAAAGTAGTGCCAATTATATTTAAAATATTTGCCCTGACCTTTCTATATTTTGCCATTGATATGATATATAAAAGTATTAAATATTTTTCATCATAA
- a CDS encoding MazG nucleotide pyrophosphohydrolase domain-containing protein: MDIKVFQHEILDVFSRMDKVPNRRPHTKQSAVIHLVEEIGEVARQVTNEYHWPEKFDKENFGSELADVLMFIVLLAKLYDVDISKEMETSIQRVKDKVAKVSNIA; this comes from the coding sequence ATGGACATAAAAGTATTTCAACATGAAATTTTAGATGTGTTTTCTAGGATGGATAAAGTACCAAATCGCCGGCCTCATACAAAACAAAGTGCGGTTATTCATCTTGTGGAAGAAATAGGAGAAGTTGCTCGACAAGTTACAAATGAATATCATTGGCCTGAAAAATTTGATAAAGAAAATTTCGGTTCAGAACTTGCTGACGTTTTGATGTTTATAGTGTTGTTGGCGAAACTTTACGATGTGGATATTTCAAAAGAGATGGAGACTAGCATTCAGCGAGTAAAAGATAAAGTGGCTAAAGTTTCAAATATCGCTTAA
- a CDS encoding peptide deformylase has translation MTNLVDSMRYHDLIGIAASQIGEKLRIFVTEVRKTKYRNLPTDKLRIYINPEIVWSSKKQVVIYEGCGSVAYAKLFAPIRRPEKIIIEASDENGNKFRLDAGGMLGRVIQHEYDHLDGIEFTEKITDMRKIMSSEEYKKMVDFKT, from the coding sequence ATAACGAACTTAGTTGATTCGATGCGTTATCATGACTTAATTGGTATAGCAGCTTCGCAAATAGGGGAAAAGCTTAGAATATTTGTTACCGAGGTTCGTAAAACTAAATACCGAAATCTGCCCACCGACAAACTTCGCATATATATCAACCCTGAGATTGTCTGGTCATCTAAAAAGCAAGTCGTGATTTATGAGGGCTGTGGTAGCGTTGCCTATGCTAAGCTTTTCGCTCCCATCCGCCGTCCAGAAAAAATAATTATCGAGGCTAGTGATGAAAATGGCAACAAATTTAGACTTGATGCGGGTGGCATGCTTGGTCGTGTAATCCAGCACGAGTATGATCATTTGGATGGCATTGAATTTACTGAAAAAATCACAGATATGAGAAAGATTATGAGTTCAGAGGAATATAAAAAGATGGTGGATTTTAAAACATAA
- a CDS encoding dihydrofolate reductase family protein yields MDKTRPITTLFMLSSLDGKISTGDTDAMDTDTDYQKIKGVKEGRQQYYDLEKKTDLHFLITGKVMTKKCPSLDVNNRKDKPKKLCANCIIVDNHNLQMRGIKYLLKKFNSLTVVTAEKSHPAIKMKLDGLRVLQCPKKIDFPDLFRKLKSKYGIKKLTIQSGGTLNAVLLRNNLIDRVSIVIAPCLIGGKETASLIDGESLHTQKELKHIKALKLKECNVLKNSFIHLVYDVINDTKII; encoded by the coding sequence ATGGACAAAACTCGACCAATCACAACGCTATTCATGCTTTCGTCCCTTGATGGAAAAATTTCCACAGGGGATACTGACGCCATGGATACTGACACGGATTACCAAAAAATCAAGGGCGTAAAGGAGGGGAGACAGCAATACTATGATTTAGAGAAAAAGACGGATTTGCATTTTCTAATCACAGGAAAAGTAATGACAAAAAAATGCCCGTCGCTCGATGTGAATAATAGAAAGGATAAACCAAAAAAGCTTTGCGCCAACTGCATTATCGTGGATAATCATAATTTGCAAATGCGTGGCATAAAATATCTTTTAAAAAAATTTAACTCTTTGACGGTAGTAACAGCAGAAAAGTCACATCCAGCAATTAAAATGAAACTGGATGGGTTGAGGGTGCTTCAGTGTCCAAAAAAGATCGATTTCCCTGATTTATTCAGAAAATTAAAAAGTAAGTACGGAATAAAAAAGCTAACTATTCAATCAGGCGGGACGCTCAATGCGGTGCTTTTGAGAAACAATCTGATCGATCGGGTGTCTATTGTTATCGCTCCCTGTCTTATCGGAGGAAAAGAAACAGCAAGTCTAATTGACGGAGAATCGTTGCATACTCAAAAAGAATTAAAACATATAAAAGCGTTGAAACTGAAGGAATGTAATGTTTTGAAAAATTCATTTATTCATTTGGTTTATGATGTGATAAATGACACTAAGATAATTTGA
- a CDS encoding glycosyltransferase family 39 protein, whose product MQKKDTKIFYFLVILILTAGIFLRFWKLDVLPPGIQYDEAYNGIDAIRAIETGDYKIFYPENTGREGLHINVTAMFIKLFGVSSLSLRLANAMWGSLTLIGFYFLLRELKLSRLSVLLGIFMLSFSFWHLDFSRTAFRAIMVPFCLVWALFFLLRGLNRKSYWLFISSGIFLGLGFYSYIAFRVAPLIFIIFGLFYILFEKGWLKKNWKVILLFISISIACALPIFFYFYTHWAEFLFRSQTVSVFHPGKLTATQAFFKSLWSHLQAFFVHGDNNPRHNYNGQPLIPAGWVAFFVLGFIISVKEIIENTIRKIKLRKNTEKGTEFSPSGLFYPAILAQAIFWVMLIPGVLSIEGIPHSLRIIGMIPGVFLFCVFPMEYILKIYRKMRDSSDVTLRGKSTNMTLTFMLGLVAVIIVSGFLQVYVYFGPWANDLRTAGGFERKLYLMGLLIKDLDVHKNNYVITAYNTSIKAGGKDTSLKTTEYIAYPKIKEYIFYRPFDGLNQINCEDVQLVFQESDQWIRDQYRAKCPNLITDKYTFNKNKYIFYVMSVRE is encoded by the coding sequence ATGCAAAAAAAAGACACGAAAATATTTTATTTTTTAGTCATCCTAATTCTCACTGCGGGAATTTTTTTGCGTTTTTGGAAGTTGGATGTGCTTCCGCCGGGCATTCAATATGATGAGGCGTATAATGGAATCGATGCGATCCGTGCGATTGAAACCGGGGATTACAAAATATTTTATCCGGAAAATACTGGTCGGGAAGGATTGCACATCAATGTTACTGCCATGTTTATTAAATTGTTCGGTGTGAGCAGTCTTTCGCTGCGCCTGGCCAATGCGATGTGGGGTTCGCTGACACTAATTGGTTTTTATTTTCTTTTGCGCGAACTCAAACTGTCCCGCCTTTCTGTGCTGTTGGGAATTTTTATGCTATCTTTTTCTTTCTGGCATTTGGATTTTTCTCGTACTGCCTTTCGCGCGATCATGGTTCCATTCTGCTTGGTTTGGGCGCTCTTTTTTCTCTTGCGCGGGCTAAATAGAAAGAGCTATTGGCTGTTTATTTCGTCGGGGATTTTCCTTGGTTTGGGTTTCTATTCCTACATCGCTTTTCGCGTGGCGCCACTCATTTTTATCATCTTTGGCTTATTCTATATTTTATTTGAAAAGGGTTGGCTCAAGAAAAATTGGAAAGTAATCTTATTGTTTATTTCTATCAGTATCGCTTGCGCCCTGCCTATTTTTTTCTATTTCTATACGCATTGGGCCGAATTTTTATTCCGAAGCCAGACCGTTTCTGTTTTTCATCCAGGAAAATTGACTGCTACGCAAGCGTTTTTCAAAAGTCTCTGGAGTCATCTGCAAGCTTTTTTTGTACACGGAGACAATAATCCACGCCACAACTATAACGGCCAACCGCTCATTCCCGCCGGTTGGGTGGCCTTTTTCGTGCTGGGTTTTATTATCAGCGTGAAAGAAATCATTGAAAATACGATCCGGAAAATAAAACTTAGAAAAAACACCGAAAAAGGTACGGAATTTAGTCCTTCTGGCTTATTTTATCCCGCCATCCTAGCGCAGGCTATCTTTTGGGTGATGCTTATTCCGGGAGTCCTTAGCATTGAAGGCATTCCTCATTCTTTGCGGATCATCGGGATGATTCCGGGCGTGTTTCTGTTTTGTGTTTTTCCGATGGAATATATTCTGAAGATTTATCGCAAGATGCGCGATTCAAGCGACGTGACTTTACGAGGGAAAAGTACCAATATGACATTAACATTTATGCTTGGGCTTGTCGCGGTGATTATTGTTAGTGGCTTTCTCCAGGTTTACGTCTATTTCGGACCTTGGGCGAATGATCTGCGCACGGCTGGCGGTTTTGAACGGAAACTCTATCTGATGGGACTTTTGATCAAAGATCTGGATGTGCATAAAAATAATTATGTCATTACGGCCTATAATACTTCGATCAAAGCGGGCGGTAAAGACACGAGTCTCAAAACGACAGAATATATCGCTTATCCGAAAATAAAAGAATATATATTTTATCGTCCGTTCGACGGACTGAATCAGATTAACTGTGAGGACGTGCAACTTGTTTTTCAAGAATCCGACCAATGGATCCGCGACCAATATCGAGCGAAATGCCCGAATCTAATAACAGACAAGTATACTTTCAATAAAAACAAGTATATTTTTTATGTAATGTCGGTCAGGGAATGA
- a CDS encoding AAA family ATPase: MFLKKLEINGFKSFASKTVLDFSASASDGGAQGITAIVGPNGSGKSNIADAMRWVIGEQSMKNLRSKKSEDIIFAGSGKKAKLGSAQVTLYFDNSEKRLPLEFDEVAICRKIFRSGESEYLVNNSRVRLQDIVDILAKAGVGKESHAIINQGMADSVLNATPLDRRFVIEEAAGVKQYQIKKERSLRKLETTKANLVRVGELIEEIKPHLKVLKRQAEKAAQSEIVSKDLKEKQTKLYTYLWNKFNDDKVRLNEEKDTFGARMMNIQREADKLMDEVNRRSKEEKTNETLQELEKIQREKRSRLNELERELIISEGRIELEKEKQKSIQIIEEIKIQSQPVDLSYVKGNLEEIRRDQEILVQKLNVAKDLKDIEVVRELAKKIQQKLTELRGDIEKGKKETPAPVKKVETKPVEVVVSVDSQAIIDLKAKSVRVRAEIKTLEEELRKIVGEIQAEITLDRQKRQQFFQLERELRLKQDEANSFKDKFNDFKISLAKIEVREEDLRARILEELKVEAELLEKKLEIVDQFSLEREIAKLKFQMEQIGGIDPLVVTEYDETEKRFQFLTTESADLENALVSLREVIKEMEKKVNEKFHETFDEINREFSKYFRIIFGGGDAHLTKVKIKARRTKEDLSEEEVAQQEGEVEGAPDAIEEDADNKDEIGIDITACPAGKKIASLAMLSGGERSLTSLALLFAIIAHNPPPFSILDEVEAALDEANSKRFGRIIQDLSDSTQFIIITHNRETMRQASLLYGVTMGEDGMSKLLSVKIDQVGKGGKIIQ, from the coding sequence ATGTTTCTCAAAAAACTGGAAATCAATGGATTCAAATCTTTCGCATCAAAAACGGTGTTGGATTTTTCGGCGTCTGCAAGCGACGGCGGAGCGCAAGGGATAACCGCGATTGTCGGACCGAACGGTTCGGGGAAATCCAATATTGCTGACGCGATGCGTTGGGTGATTGGGGAGCAATCGATGAAAAATCTGCGCAGTAAAAAATCGGAAGACATCATTTTTGCCGGATCGGGAAAAAAAGCTAAATTGGGCAGTGCGCAAGTCACGCTCTATTTTGACAACAGCGAAAAACGTTTGCCACTCGAATTTGATGAGGTAGCGATTTGTCGCAAAATTTTTCGCAGTGGTGAGAGTGAATATTTGGTCAACAATTCTCGAGTTAGACTGCAAGATATCGTGGATATTTTAGCCAAGGCCGGCGTGGGGAAAGAAAGCCATGCCATTATCAATCAAGGTATGGCGGACTCAGTCTTGAATGCCACCCCGCTTGATCGCCGGTTTGTGATTGAGGAAGCGGCGGGAGTGAAGCAGTATCAGATCAAAAAAGAACGGTCACTGCGGAAACTGGAAACAACCAAGGCGAATTTGGTACGCGTAGGCGAACTGATTGAAGAAATCAAGCCGCACCTCAAGGTTCTCAAACGCCAAGCAGAAAAAGCGGCGCAAAGCGAGATAGTTTCCAAAGATCTGAAAGAAAAGCAGACCAAGCTCTATACTTATCTTTGGAACAAATTTAATGATGACAAGGTCAGGCTCAATGAAGAAAAAGACACATTTGGGGCGAGAATGATGAATATTCAGCGCGAAGCGGATAAGCTAATGGATGAAGTTAATCGGCGTTCCAAGGAGGAAAAGACTAATGAAACTTTGCAGGAATTGGAAAAAATCCAACGGGAAAAAAGAAGTCGCCTGAACGAGTTGGAGCGCGAGTTGATCATTTCTGAGGGACGGATCGAGTTGGAAAAGGAAAAGCAAAAAAGCATCCAAATTATCGAAGAAATCAAGATTCAGAGCCAGCCGGTCGATCTGAGCTATGTCAAAGGCAATTTGGAAGAGATCAGGCGGGATCAAGAAATTTTGGTGCAAAAGTTAAACGTGGCCAAAGATTTGAAAGATATTGAAGTAGTGCGGGAATTGGCGAAGAAGATCCAACAGAAACTGACTGAGTTACGCGGGGATATTGAAAAAGGCAAAAAGGAAACGCCTGCTCCAGTGAAAAAAGTGGAAACAAAACCGGTGGAAGTTGTTGTTTCCGTTGATTCGCAAGCCATCATTGACCTTAAGGCCAAATCAGTGCGAGTACGCGCGGAAATTAAAACGCTCGAAGAAGAATTGCGAAAAATTGTAGGGGAAATTCAAGCGGAAATTACCTTGGATCGTCAAAAACGTCAGCAATTTTTTCAGCTTGAGCGAGAGTTGCGCTTGAAACAAGATGAGGCTAATTCTTTCAAGGATAAGTTTAATGATTTTAAGATTTCATTGGCTAAGATCGAGGTGCGTGAGGAAGATCTACGGGCGCGTATCTTGGAAGAATTGAAAGTGGAAGCGGAACTGCTGGAAAAGAAGCTGGAAATTGTCGACCAATTTTCTTTGGAACGAGAAATTGCCAAGTTGAAATTTCAGATGGAACAGATCGGTGGCATCGATCCATTGGTGGTGACAGAATATGATGAGACGGAAAAACGCTTCCAATTTTTGACGACCGAATCAGCCGATTTGGAAAATGCATTGGTGTCGCTGCGCGAAGTAATCAAAGAAATGGAGAAAAAAGTGAATGAGAAATTTCACGAAACCTTTGATGAAATCAACCGGGAATTTTCCAAATATTTCCGCATCATTTTTGGCGGAGGGGACGCGCATCTGACGAAAGTTAAAATTAAAGCGCGGCGGACAAAAGAAGATCTTTCGGAAGAAGAAGTTGCCCAGCAGGAAGGTGAAGTGGAAGGGGCGCCAGATGCAATCGAGGAAGATGCTGACAACAAAGATGAAATCGGTATTGATATCACCGCTTGTCCGGCCGGCAAAAAAATCGCCAGTCTTGCGATGCTTTCTGGCGGAGAGCGCTCACTGACATCTTTGGCCTTACTATTTGCGATTATTGCCCACAATCCACCACCATTTTCTATCCTGGATGAAGTGGAAGCGGCATTGGACGAGGCGAATTCCAAGCGTTTCGGCCGGATCATCCAAGATCTTTCTGACTCGACACAATTTATAATCATCACACACAACCGCGAAACAATGCGTCAAGCGTCGCTCCTGTATGGCGTGACGATGGGGGAAGACGGAATGTCGAAATTGCTTTCGGTTAAGATTGATCAAGTGGGTAAAGGAGGAAAGATAATTCAATAG
- a CDS encoding ATP-binding protein: protein MLDLGFLGRVISDQAETFREKKPGTLRDVDFEKYLKTKQITVISGIRRAGKSTLLKQFSLHYPAFHYLNFDDERLVDFTVADFQNLMVAFQKRSNTKVILLDEIQNVPKWERFVRRIFEEGYKIFLTGSNAKLLSGELATHLTGRYLKIELYPFSFKEFLHFHSVSIEQEGTKKEVEVLKYFEQYLFGGGFPEFVKTKDGEITKQIFEDIVYRDLLARFKIRETKNFKSLVNYLFTNITSEISYNSLKNFLGIKSATTVKNYIEFIAESYLAFELFKYDFSLKKQYVSNKKMYAIDNGLRNSVAFSFSGDSGKMLENLIFLELKRRGMEVYYYKGKKECDFIVKKGLKISEAIQVTLSLAEPKTADREVSGLLEAMEKFKLTKGIIITESLEGERKSGKKKIEIIPAWKWLLDLK from the coding sequence ATGCTAGATTTAGGCTTTTTGGGACGGGTAATCAGCGATCAAGCAGAAACGTTTCGTGAAAAAAAACCGGGAACATTGCGTGATGTTGATTTTGAAAAATATCTGAAAACAAAACAAATAACCGTGATCTCGGGAATTCGGCGCGCTGGTAAGTCAACTTTACTCAAGCAATTTTCCTTGCATTATCCGGCCTTCCACTATCTTAATTTCGATGATGAAAGATTAGTAGATTTTACCGTGGCGGATTTTCAAAATCTGATGGTTGCTTTTCAAAAGAGATCAAACACAAAAGTGATCTTGCTCGATGAGATCCAAAATGTGCCGAAATGGGAACGCTTTGTGCGGAGAATTTTCGAAGAAGGTTATAAAATTTTTCTAACCGGATCAAATGCGAAATTGCTTAGTGGCGAATTGGCGACGCACCTCACCGGGCGGTATTTGAAAATAGAACTGTACCCTTTTTCCTTCAAGGAATTCCTGCATTTCCATTCTGTTTCGATTGAACAGGAAGGAACGAAAAAAGAAGTGGAAGTGCTGAAATATTTTGAGCAATATCTGTTCGGTGGTGGATTTCCCGAGTTTGTCAAAACTAAAGATGGTGAAATAACCAAGCAGATATTTGAGGATATTGTTTATCGCGATCTTCTGGCACGCTTTAAGATCCGGGAAACCAAAAATTTCAAATCGCTGGTCAATTATTTGTTCACCAATATCACGAGCGAGATTAGCTATAATTCGCTTAAGAATTTTTTGGGGATAAAGAGCGCCACAACGGTGAAAAATTACATCGAATTTATTGCGGAAAGCTATTTAGCCTTCGAGCTTTTCAAGTATGATTTTTCTTTGAAAAAGCAGTATGTTTCAAACAAGAAAATGTATGCTATTGATAATGGTCTGCGAAATTCCGTGGCATTTTCCTTTTCCGGCGATTCCGGAAAGATGTTGGAAAATCTGATTTTTTTAGAGCTAAAAAGACGAGGGATGGAGGTCTATTATTATAAGGGCAAAAAAGAATGTGATTTTATTGTCAAAAAAGGCCTGAAAATTAGTGAAGCGATTCAGGTGACGCTGAGCTTGGCGGAGCCAAAAACTGCGGACAGGGAGGTGTCCGGTCTCTTGGAGGCAATGGAAAAATTCAAACTCACAAAAGGCATAATTATCACTGAGAGCCTGGAAGGGGAAAGAAAAAGCGGAAAGAAAAAAATCGAAATAATTCCTGCTTGGAAATGGCTCTTGGATTTGAAATAA